A genomic window from Lotus japonicus ecotype B-129 chromosome 1, LjGifu_v1.2 includes:
- the LOC130732567 gene encoding alpha-L-arabinofuranosidase 1-like, whose protein sequence is MSFFTSSYKAFLYSWSLLAILVILQCSADGNYTSTLVIDGSQGSGMKIPDTFFGAFFEEINHAGAGGLWAELVRNRGFEEGGPTIPSNIYPWTTIGDESLVYVSTDRTSCFERNKNALYIKVLCDGPKTCLHGGVGISNPGFWGMNIEKGKKYRVVFYVRSLLGEIDLEVSFVGSDNGTKLASTRIRDSGHQVERWRKIETILEAKDTNHYSSLQITTSLSGVVWLDQVSAMPLDTYKGHGFRKDLFQMVADLNPRFFRFPGGCFVEGDYLRNAFRWKDTVGSWEERPGHFGDKWHYWTDDGLGYFEGLQLAEDLGALPVWVFNNGISHNEEVNTTEILPFVLEALEGIEFARGSPTSYWGSRRAAMGHPKPFDLRIVAVGNEDCSHYNYQGNYMKFYNAIKRAYPDIQIISNCDGSKSPLKHPADFYDFHLYGPSMEMFSSHTKFDHAPRSGPKAFVSEYAVNVKEDAGTGSLLSALAEAAFLIGLEKNSDVVHMVSYAPLFVNSNDRTWSPDAIVFNSHQHYGTPSYWLQRMFTESSGATLLKSTLQTSSQSLVASAIEYANSEDKKNYIRVKVVNFGSGSESFRISINGLKSKVKQSGSRKTVLTAANVMDENSFSEPNKIVPQQTPIEGASTDMKVELPPHSVTSFDLLK, encoded by the exons atgtcTTTCTTTACTAGTTCCTACAAAGCTTTTCTTTACTCTTGGTCTTTGCTAGCAATTTTGGTCATTCTTCAATGCAGTGCTGATGGAAATTACACATCAACACTTGTGATTGATGGTTCGCAAGGATCTGGAATGAAAATTCCAGACACATTTTTTGGAGCATTCTTTGAA GAGATTAACCATGCTGGAGCTGGAGGATTGTGGGCAGAACTTGTGAGGAACAGAG GTTTTGAAGAGGGAGGCCCCACAATTCCCTCAAATATTTATCCTTGGACAACAATTGGAGATGAATCATTAGTATATGTATCAACTGATCGAACCTCTTGTTTTGAGCGTAATAAGAATGCCCTGTATAtaaaggttctttgtgatggaCCCAAAACTTGTCTACATGGTGGTGTTGGTATCTCCAACCCTGGTTTTTGGGGCATG aacattgagaaagggaagaaatatagAGTGGTCTTCTATGTTAGATCATTACTTGGTGAAATTGATCTAGAAGTTTCATTTGTCGGCTCTGACAATGGTACAAAACTGGCTTCAACTCGCATAAG GGATTCTGGGCATCAAGTCGAAAGGTGGAGAAAGATTGAGACCATACTTGAAGCCAAGGATACAAATCATTATTCAAGTCTTCAAATAACAACAAGCCTTTCGGGAGTTGTATGGTTAGATCAAGTTTCAGCTATGCCTTTGGACACATATAAG GGTCATGGTTTCCGAAAGGATCTTTTTCAAATGGTGGCAGATCTCAATCCAAGATTTTTCAGATTCCCGg GTGGTTGTTTTGTTGAAGGAGATTATCTAAGAAATGCATTTAGGTGGAAAGACACAGTTGGATCCTGGGAGGAAAGACCAGGACACTTTGGTGATAAATGGCATTACTGGACTGATGATGGACTAGGCTATTTTGAGGGCCTCCAG CTAGCAGAGGATCTTGGTGCGTTGCCAGTGTGGGTGTTTAACAATG GTATCAGCCATAATGAAGAAGTCAATACTACAGAAATTTTACCGTTTGTGCTA GAAGCCTTAGAGGGCATTGAGTTTGCCAGAGGTTCTCCAACATCATACTGGGGCTCTCGTAGAGCTGCCATGGGACATCCTAAGCCATTTGACTTGAGAATTGTTGCAGTTGGAAATGAAGATTGCAGTCATTATAACTACCAAg GAAACTACATGAAGTTCTATAATGCTATAAAACGTGCTTATCCAGATATTCAGATTATCTCAAACTGCGATGGCTCCAAAAGCCCGTTAAAACACCCCGCTGATTTTTATGATTTCCAT CTTTATGGACCTTCGATGGAGATGTTCTCGAGTCATACCAAGTTTGATCATGCACCAAGATCCGGCCCAAAG GCGTTTGTTAGTGAATATGCTGTAAATGTGAAGgaagatgctggaacaggaagCTTATTATCAGCTTTGGCTGAAGCTGCATTCCTTATTGGACTTGAAAAAAATAG TGATGTTGTCCACATGGTCAGCTATGCACCTCTCTTTGTAAACTCAAATGACCGGAC GTGGTCACCGGATGCAATTGTATTTAACTCTCACCAGCATTATGGAACTCCTAGTTATTGGCTCCAACGTATGTTCACAGAGTCAAGTGGAGCAACCTTGCTTAAATCAACACTTCAAACTTCTTCCCAGTCACTTGTTGCATCTGCAATTGAGTATGCAAATTCTGAAGATAAGAAGAATTACATAAGAGTGAAG GTAGTTAACTTTGGAAGTGGTTCTGAGAGCTTTAGGATTTCCATAAATGGATTGAAGTCAAAAGTGAAACAGAGTGGCTCAAGAAAAACAGTCCTCACAGCAGCCAATGTAATGGATGAGAATTCCTTCTCAGAGCCAAACAAG ATTGTGCCACAACAAACTCCAATTGAGGGAGCAAGCACAGACATGAAAGTTGAACTTCCTCCTCATTCAGTTACATCATTTGATCTATTAAAGTAG